Proteins from a genomic interval of Chroococcidiopsis thermalis PCC 7203:
- a CDS encoding stage II sporulation protein M: MNVQRWIARREPNWKRLDDLLRQVEKKGIKALRSGEIKELASLYRSVAADLARARTQQASHMIIQNLQSLTTRSYNQIYQGSRRQEWQAVLDFYRWGFPTAIQRNFGCIALATVLFLFGGIVAWWYAWQDPTFLSLVVPDYLIKKVQEDRQLWMGSIVGVEPLASTNIMTNNISVSFAAVSGGITAGLYTTFLLVYNGLSIGAVATLVGQNNLAYPFWAFVFPHGALELPAIFFAGGAGFLIARAIVFPGKYKRGDAIKFYGTQAAQLVLGIVPMLVIAGIIEGFFSPSPIVPSPLKYLAGIGLFALLVMYCQRKKT; encoded by the coding sequence ATGAATGTTCAACGATGGATTGCTCGCCGAGAACCAAACTGGAAGCGTTTAGACGATTTATTAAGACAGGTTGAAAAAAAGGGGATAAAGGCACTTCGCTCTGGTGAAATTAAAGAATTAGCCAGTTTGTATCGTTCCGTAGCCGCAGATTTAGCCCGCGCCCGGACTCAACAAGCTAGTCATATGATTATTCAAAATTTACAATCTTTAACAACTCGTAGCTATAACCAAATCTATCAAGGTTCGCGGCGACAAGAATGGCAAGCAGTACTAGACTTTTATCGCTGGGGTTTTCCTACCGCAATTCAGCGGAATTTTGGTTGTATTGCCTTAGCTACAGTACTCTTTTTATTTGGTGGAATTGTAGCGTGGTGGTATGCGTGGCAAGACCCGACATTTCTATCATTAGTTGTACCCGATTATTTAATTAAAAAAGTACAAGAAGATCGTCAATTGTGGATGGGTTCGATTGTTGGTGTCGAGCCACTAGCATCTACAAACATTATGACGAATAATATATCTGTTTCTTTCGCTGCTGTCTCTGGGGGAATTACCGCAGGATTATATACAACATTTCTACTAGTTTATAACGGTCTAAGTATAGGAGCAGTTGCAACTTTAGTCGGACAAAATAATTTAGCTTATCCCTTTTGGGCATTTGTATTTCCTCACGGCGCTTTAGAGTTACCTGCAATCTTTTTTGCTGGTGGGGCAGGGTTTTTAATTGCTAGAGCAATTGTATTTCCTGGTAAATACAAACGGGGAGATGCCATAAAATTTTATGGCACTCAAGCCGCCCAGTTAGTACTGGGAATCGTCCCGATGTTAGTCATTGCCGGAATCATTGAAGGGTTTTTCTCTCCCAGTCCAATTGTTCCCTCACCTTTGAAATATCTGGCTGGAATTGGTTTGTTTGCGTTGTTGGTGATGTATTGTCAGCGGAAAAAAACATGA
- a CDS encoding amylo-alpha-1,6-glucosidase, translating to MGIQFGREICGNLDIAETREWLVTNGIGGYASGTVAGLLTRRYHGLLVAALKPPLGRTLMLAKLDETILYGDRFYPLNTNRWGDGIVSPEGYLCVEQFSLEGTVPVWRFAYADALLEKRVWMQQGANTTYIQYASVRATAPLQLGLKAMVNYRDYHGITQGNSWQMVLDPVDLGICVTPYPGATPLYLLGDGATATIVHNWYYGFDLAVERYRGLSDREDHLHAATFQVTLNPGESFTFVASTESQPNLDGAAALKLRHTQEQKLLGQWKASRSIKAKEPPQWIHQLVLAADQFIVDRPLADEPQGKTIIAGYPWFSDWGRDTAIALPGLTLCTGRSEIARYILRTFAKYVDRGTIPNRFPDVGEAPDYNTVDATLWYFEAIRAYHSATEDDALIQELFPVLADIIDWHCRGTRYNIHLDAADGLLYAGEEGWQLTWMDAKVGDWVVTPRIGKPIEINALWYNAVRSMANFARRLGKPHQEYEAIANRTLARFSRFWNQDLGYCYDVLDGPDGDDLSLRPNQIFAVSLPLVGAQGIAPLLNPMQQKGVVDACGQTLLTSFGLRSLSPEHPQYRGRYGGDPLQRDSAYHQGTTWGWLIGAFVCAHLRVYKNPVQARQFLEPMANHLCDRGIGSLSEIFDGDAPMTPRGCIAQAWTVAEVLRAWFATEE from the coding sequence ATGGGGATTCAATTTGGGCGGGAAATCTGCGGCAACCTCGATATCGCGGAAACGCGAGAGTGGCTGGTGACAAACGGGATTGGCGGTTATGCCTCTGGTACGGTAGCGGGATTGCTGACTCGACGCTACCACGGGTTATTAGTCGCAGCCCTCAAACCGCCTTTGGGTCGCACGTTAATGTTAGCAAAGTTGGATGAAACGATTTTATATGGCGATCGCTTCTATCCTTTAAATACGAATCGCTGGGGGGATGGAATTGTCAGCCCTGAAGGTTATTTGTGTGTCGAGCAATTTTCTCTAGAAGGGACAGTCCCCGTTTGGCGATTTGCCTATGCTGATGCCCTGTTGGAAAAGCGGGTATGGATGCAGCAGGGAGCCAATACGACTTACATTCAGTATGCCTCAGTTCGCGCCACTGCACCGCTACAGTTGGGACTGAAAGCGATGGTTAATTATCGCGACTATCACGGCATTACTCAAGGTAACAGCTGGCAGATGGTATTAGATCCAGTCGATCTGGGAATTTGCGTTACCCCCTACCCTGGTGCTACACCCCTTTACTTGCTAGGTGATGGTGCAACGGCAACAATCGTTCACAACTGGTACTATGGCTTTGACTTAGCAGTAGAACGCTACCGAGGACTGAGCGATCGCGAAGACCACTTGCACGCAGCAACTTTTCAGGTGACGCTCAACCCTGGGGAATCTTTTACTTTTGTGGCGAGTACGGAAAGCCAACCAAATTTAGATGGCGCAGCAGCCTTGAAACTGCGTCACACCCAAGAACAAAAGCTACTCGGACAGTGGAAAGCCAGTCGTTCGATTAAAGCGAAAGAACCGCCGCAATGGATACATCAACTAGTTCTAGCTGCCGACCAGTTTATCGTCGATCGCCCCCTTGCCGACGAACCGCAGGGCAAAACGATTATTGCTGGTTATCCTTGGTTTAGCGACTGGGGACGCGACACGGCGATCGCCTTACCAGGTTTGACTCTTTGCACGGGGCGATCGGAAATTGCCCGTTATATTCTCCGTACCTTTGCTAAATATGTCGATCGCGGCACGATTCCCAACCGTTTTCCAGATGTGGGGGAAGCACCGGATTACAATACTGTTGATGCGACTTTGTGGTACTTTGAAGCAATTCGTGCCTACCACAGTGCTACAGAAGATGATGCCCTCATCCAAGAACTATTTCCAGTCCTAGCAGATATTATCGATTGGCACTGTCGCGGTACGCGCTACAACATCCATCTCGATGCCGCTGACGGACTGCTTTATGCTGGGGAAGAGGGATGGCAGTTAACCTGGATGGATGCCAAAGTTGGCGATTGGGTCGTCACACCTCGAATTGGTAAACCGATTGAGATCAACGCACTTTGGTACAATGCTGTGCGGAGTATGGCAAATTTTGCCCGGCGGCTAGGTAAGCCCCATCAAGAGTACGAGGCGATCGCCAACCGCACGCTAGCGAGGTTTTCTCGTTTCTGGAATCAAGATTTAGGCTACTGCTACGACGTACTAGATGGTCCTGATGGAGACGATCTATCCCTACGTCCTAACCAAATTTTTGCCGTCTCCTTACCCTTGGTGGGGGCGCAAGGCATTGCACCTCTACTCAACCCAATGCAGCAAAAAGGTGTTGTCGATGCTTGCGGACAGACATTATTGACTTCTTTCGGCTTGCGATCGCTTTCCCCCGAACATCCGCAATATCGAGGACGGTATGGTGGCGATCCACTGCAACGAGATAGCGCGTATCATCAGGGGACAACCTGGGGATGGTTAATTGGTGCATTTGTCTGTGCGCATTTGCGCGTTTATAAAAATCCCGTGCAGGCGCGTCAATTTCTCGAACCGATGGCAAATCACCTTTGCGATCGCGGTATTGGTAGTTTAAGCGAAATTTTTGACGGCGATGCGCCCATGACTCCACGCGGTTGCATTGCCCAAGCTTGGACTGTTGCAGAAGTTTTGCGGGCTTGGTTTGCTACGGAGGAATAG